Below is a window of Pseudoalteromonas undina DNA.
CGATGCGTTAAAACCAATTAACATTAAATAAGGAACTTTAAGCGTGATAGGTAGTTACAGCGGTGTATAACAGGTTAGCGTCTTTCCAGCCGCTCAAGCGCGACTTTTTACTTTTAAATAGCCAGGTATACCAAGGCTGACTTATGTTGACTGCTTGCGGTCGCAAAAAAATATGCCTACACCCATTTAGGGCAAAAAACTCATGCACTACATCGTATTCAGGATCGCCCTGCGCACTATGTAGAAATAAAAATGAGTTATTGGCTGTTAACCTAGGTTGATGAGCATCAAAATCAGAATGCTTTGAGTTTTTGTGCTTTAAATTGCCAAGCGATTTTGTAGGTGTAGGAGTGTTAGTTAAATGGTCAACATTAACAATATCGGTAAGACTGCTTAAGTTACTGCCTAAACCCTGCTTTACGCTCATAGCATGGCTTTGCACACTAAAGAGTGCAGCAAAAAACAAGCATGTAGCGAAAAAAACGCGAAATTTAAACATTTGCCATTTAAAACTAAAATAAAGGATAGCTAGTATATAAGGGCAGCTAATTAAAATACAATAGCCGTTCTTAAGCTAATTCATTTATATAATATCAAATACTGAGATCCTCGATGCGCTCCAGACAAAGTTCAGTAAAACGCCCCGACGCCATGAATTTAAAACAAAGCGTTCAAACTCTTTGGCCTTATATCACTAAGTTTAAAGGCCGTGTGCTGATTGCTATATTAGCGCTCATCGGTGCTAAAGGCGCGACATTACTCATGCCATGGGCTTTAAAAGAAATAATTGATTCGGTTGATAAATCAATTAATCCACTACTTCTTGTTCCTACTTTATTACTGATTATGTACGGCGCATTGCGCTTTGCTAGTGTATTTTTGGGTGAAGTACGCGATGGAGTATTTTCGCGAGTCACCGAGCATGCCATGCGAGATATTGGACTTAAAGTGTTTAAACATTTGCACTCATTAGATTTAGCTTTTCATTTAGATAGGCAAACTGGCGGCATAAGTCGAGACATAGAGCGCGGCACCAGTGGCTTAAGCTTTTTAATGCGTTTTTTAATGTTTAATATTGTGCCCACGTTGTTTGAAATAATGACTGTGGCGATTATTTTTGGCAGCTTGTTTTCTATTTGGTTTGCGCTGATCACCCTATTGGCTGTGGCTATTTATATTTTTTTTACCGTGACGGTTACCCAATGGCGAAACCGCTTTATTCGTGAGTCAAATGCTGCCGACAACCAAAGTAATACCCGCGCCATCGACAGTTTATTAAATTACGAAACCGTAAAATACTTTAATAATGAACAGCATGAAGCCCAAACTTACGACACATTTTTAGCAACCTGGGAACAAGCACGATTAAAAAATCGACTCTCGTTACTGGTGCTTAATTCAGGGCAAGCGCTGATCATTGCGTGTGCAATAACCGCATTAATGTGGCTTGGTGCCAATGAAGTGGTCACCGGCGAGTTAACGATTGGTGAACTGGTAATGATTAACGCGTATATGATTCAGCTTTTTTTACCCCTTAACTTTTTGGGGTTTGCGTACCGTGAAATACGCCGCGCTCTTACCGACCTTGAAAACATGCTTGGATTACTAAATACCTCTCCCAAAGTAGCAGATAGCGAAACCGCGCAACCATTAGCACTCAAAAATGGGGCAATTAGCTTTGAAAACGTCAGCTTTAGCTACGATAGCAAGCGTCCTATTCTTAAGAATGTCAGTTTTCATGTAAATCCTGGTGCTAAGGTAGCGGTTGTAGGTGCTAGTGGCGCAGGTAAAAGCTCGTTAGCCCGCTTGTTATACCGTTTTTATGAACTTTCATCGGGCGCGATTAAAATTGATAATCAAGCCATAAACACGGTCACCTTGGCAAGTTTGCGTGAAGCTATTGCCATAGTGCCGCAAGATACTGTGTTATTTAATACCAGCATACGCGAAAATATTCACTACGGCAGACCCAGCGCCAGTGAAGATGAAGTAAACAAAGCCATAAACATGGCGCACCTAACAGACTTTATTAATAGCCTAGATAAAGGCGATAAAACCTTGGTAGGCGAACGCGGACTAAAAGTCTCTGGTGGCGAAAAACAACGTATTGCTATTGCTCGCGCTATTTTAAAACAATCGCCAATTTTAATTTTTGACGAAGCCACTTCGGCGCTGGACTCACAATCTGAGCAAGCCATATTAAATGCTATGCGAGAAGTTGCCTCTAATCATACCAGTATTGTTATTGCGCACCGCTTATCAACAATTACCGATGCCGATACAATTATCGTACTCAAAGCGGGAGAAGTACTAGAACAAGGTAAACATGATGAATTACTCATGCAAAATGGTGAATATGCGCACATGTGGACCTTACAACAAAAGCAGTCAAAGGCTGCAATAAACTAAGCCTCTCGGGTACGATTGAAGTATCTGAGTGCTTTTTTTTGCTATTTTGCTAGTATTTCATTCATCTTATCGACCGGTACGGTTATTCACCTCAAAAGGTTTGTTTGCAGTGAAGTTATCAATACAATCAAGTAGCTATTTTTATAACAAAAATATAACGAATTAAATAACGTGAATTCATAGGGGAAAATAATGAAAAAGAGTTTAATTGCAGCGGCGCTCGCTGCCACATTTATTACTGGCTGTTCTGAGCCACAAACAACAAAAACTGAGCAAGTAGCAGCAGTTGCAGAAAAGCCACAAGCAACAGAGCAAGCCGAATTAGGCACGTTTGGGGTTGATTTAACTGCGCGTAACGAAGCTGTAAAACCAGGCGACGATTTCTTCATGTACGCCAGTGGTTCATGGTACGACAACTATGAAATGCCAGCAGATAAAACCCGTTACGGTGCATTCTCTGCGCTAGCTGAGCGCAGTGAAGATCGCGTTAAAGAAATTATTGAAGAAATTGCAGCGCGTGAAAACTTAAACGCCGAAGAGCAACTAGTCGCTGACTTTTATAACTCGTACATGGATACCGAGACGCTTAATAAACTTGGTATCACGCCAATTAAGCCGTTGCTTAACGACATTAATACGGTTGCCTCTACTGATGATTTGGCAAAAGTATTTGGCCAATCTTGGCTTACGGGTGTGCGTGCTCCAATTGGTGGCGGTATGTGGTTTAACCGTTTAGATCCCAATAAATACGAAATGTCATTAGGTGCAGGTGGCTTAGGCTTACCTGATCGTTCTTACTACCTTGAAGATGCAGAACGTTTTGTAAAAACCCGTGAAGCGTATGTTGCACATATTGCCGATATGCTTAAATTTGCAGGGGTTGATAATACCACAGAGCGTGCACAAGCGATTTTAGCGCTTGAAACCAAAATTGCAGAAGGTCATTGGCCGCGTGAAAAACGCCGTAATCGCGATTTAACCCTAAACCAAGTAAAACGTGATGAGCTAAGTACGCAATACCCCGGGTTTAACTGGGATTTATATTTTGCGCAAACAGGTTATAAAGTACCACAATTAAACGTATCGCAGCCTGAACCTGTTAAAGCCATGATTGACCTAATCAATAACGAAGATTTAAGCGTATGGAAAGACTACCTTACATATCATGCGATTAATGGTAACTCACGACTATTATCTGAAGAAATATTTAACACTAGCTTTGCCTTTTATGGAAAAGAGTTAAATGGTCAACAAGAGCCACGTCCACGCTGGAAACGCGCTATCAGCCAAATGTCTGGCACTAGCTCATTGGGCTTTGCAATTGGTAAAATTTACGTAGATCGTTATTTCCCTGAGTCATCTAAGCAACAAATGTCTGAGCTTGTTGAAAACTTACGCACAGCACTTGGTGAGCGTATTGATAACTTAGACTGGATGGGCGCAGAAACAAAAGTAAATGCGCGTGCAAAATTAGCGGCGTTTGTGCCAAAAATTGGTTATCCAGATGAATGGCAATCGTATGAAGGCTTAAGCATTAGCAAAAATGATTTAATGACTAATGTAAAAAATATGCGTGAGTTTTTCCAGGCTGAAAGTGTAGAAAAAGAGCTGAAAAAGACCGATCGTAATCGTTGGGGCATGACACCACAACGTGTTAATGCTTACTACAATAGTTCGTTTAACGAAATTGTATTCCCTGCCGCTATACTACAACCGCCATTTTTCGATCCAAATGCAGATCCAGCAGTAAACTACGGTGGCATTGGCGCTGTAATTGGCCATGAGATGGGCCATGGCTTTGATGATCAGGGCTCAAAATCTGACGCTAACGGCATTCAACGTAACTGGTGGACTGATGAAGATCGTGCTGCTTTTGATGCTAAAGCCGACAAGCTCGCTGCTCAGTACAGCAAATATGAGCCAATTCCAGGTAACTTTGTAAATGGCCGCAACAGTTTAGGTGAAAATATTGGTGATGTGGGTGGTTTAGCCATGGCTTATCATGCTTACAAACTAAGCTTAAATGGTAAAGAAGCACCGGTAATTGACGGTGTAACCGGCGATCAACGTTTCTTCTTAGCATGGGCACAAGTATGGAAAGAAAAACGTACTGAGCAAAGCATGTTAAATCAATTACGTGGTGGTACACACGCACCGGGTCGCTTTAGAGCACAAGCACCTCGTAACCATGACGCTTGGTATAAAGCATTTGATGTAAAACCAGGCGATCAGTTATACCTACCAGAAGAAGAACGCGTTCGTATTTGGTAATCCCCTAACAACCGTTCATCGTTTGTAACGAATAAACAGCCCGCTTATGCGGGTTGTTTTATTTTTGGCTACTAACAATACTTACTAGCCCTGCCCCGCATTTACCTTTAGAATATGGGCTTGCAATTTTTTTCAATTATTTATACATATTAAGGCGAAACGCAGATGGGAAGAGCTTACCAAAACAAAAAAGATTCAATGGCTAAAACTGCGGGTGCTAAAACTAAAGTTTATTCTAAATACGGTAAAGAAATTTATATTTGTGCTAAAAATGGCGGTGTTGATCCAGACGGCAACCTAGCACTACGTCGTTTAATTGAACGCGCTAAAAAAGACCAAGTACCGGCTCACGTAATTGAACGTGCTATTGATAAAGCCAAAGGCGGCGGCGGTGAAGACTATGCAGCCACACGTTATGAAGGTTACGGCCCAGGTAATTGCATGATTATTGTTGATTGTTTAACCGACAACAACAAACGTACTTTTGCTGATGTACGTGTATGTTTTACCAAAGCAAACGCTAAAATTGGCGCACAAAACTCAGTTTCACACTTGTTTGATCACCTTGCTATTTTTGTGTTTGACGGTGACGACGATGAAACCGTACTTGAAGCGCTGATGATGGCAGATGTTGATGTTACCGACGTTGAAGTAGAAGATGGCAAAGTGACCGTATTTGCACCGCACACTGAATACAACAATACCCGCACAGCACTTGAAGAAATGGGTGTGACAGAATTTGACGAAGACTTAATTGCTTTTGTACCTCAAGTTGAAGCTCCTATTGAAGGCGAAGACGTTGAAGTTATGGAGCGCTTTTTAGCCATGCTTGAAGATTGTGACGACGTACAAAACGTGTACCATAACGCTCAATTTTAATCGTTAAGCGAACAACCTGAACTTCGAATGATAAATCTGTTTCAAGCAGAGTTCAGATCAAATAATGTTTAAAGGTCAACTTAGTTGGCCTTTTTGTTTTATGTAAAATGGATTAATTAATTTTGAATACCCTTTCACAACTTCGAAGCGGCCAATTGCTTGGTGCAACACATCTACAATTGGTTGAAACGCTAAGCGACTTTCCTGAAGAAATTTTTACACTTGCTGATACCCTCGAAGTCTTGGATTTATCAAATAACAATTTATCTGATTTACCTGATGGATTTGCTTGCTTAACAAAATTAAAACGACTGTTTTTGTCGTTTAATCAGTTTAACCATATACCTAAAATACTCGCTAAGTGCCCCGCTCTTATTATGGTTGCCTTTAAAGGTAACCAAATAACTGAGTTTGCAGATAACAGCCTGCCTAAAGCGATTGAATGGCTTATTCTTACAGATAATAAAATAGCCAAACTGCCTGCAACATTTGGCCAATACACTGCGCTTAAAAAGCTGGCTTTGGCAGGTAACCAACTCAGTGCTCTACCAACAAGCATGGCAAACTGCCATAACTTAGAACTAATTAGACTCTCTGCAAATCAATTAACTCATGTTGATGATTGGCTATTTGAACTTCCTAAGCTTACTTGGCTTGCATTTGCAGGTAATTGCTTTAATAAATCACAGTGCCTTACCCAATCAAATTTAACCAATAAACCACTGAGTGACTACTCGCTCAGTAAAGTAATAGGCCAAGGCGCATCAGGAATTATTCATCTTGCTTATTCAACAAATAAAGAGCCGGTTGCTGTTAAGTTATTTAAAGGGAGTATTACAAGCGATGGTTATCCGCTGGATGAAGTTAATTGCTGCTTGCAAGCGCTTGAGCATCCAAACTTAATTAAAGTACTGGCTTACATTGAACAACAGCAGCAGCTTGGTTTAGTGATGGAGTTAATTGATTCAAGCTTTACGAATCTAGGCTTACCTCCCAGCCTTGATACCTGTACTCGTGATACATTTGAAAGCGATTGCCATTACTCTGCCGATACAATTTATAGCATTGCAAAGCAAATGGTTAGTACTGTGGCACACTTGCACCAACACAATATAAGCCATGGTGACATTTATGCGCACAATACTATGGTAAACGCGCAAGCAAGGGTTCTGTTTGGTGATTTTGGCGCAGCTACTGATCTTACTATGCTGAGTGATTATCAACGTCAACAAATGCAATTAATAGAAGTGCGCGCTTTAGGGTGTTTAATTGAGGACTTACTTACCACCTGCCACGAGCAAAGTGCTGAAGTAATGCACTTACAACATATTTCGCAGCAATGCATGAGCGAAAATGTTGCACAGCGGCCAACGCTTAGAGTATTAGCTGACTTTTTATGATTGCTGCGGCCATGAATCTTATGGCCGCAATCTAAAACTACAGACTATTTTTGTTTTTTAAACGGGTAAATTTGTTGCTTTAGCATACCTACAGGCATGTAGTCCCCGACAACACCATATTCTTTAGGCCACTCTGCTTGCCCCTTTACCGCAGTACCAAATAAGTAATCTAAAAACGAGAAATGGGCTGCATAATTTCGATCAATGGCAGCTTTATCGGATGCGTGATGCCAATGGTGAAACTGGGGAGTAACCATAAAATATTTCAACCACCCAAATTTTACATTCACGTTAGCATGATTAAATACGGCTTGAAAACCAACAATAATTACATATAAGCTGATTATTTGCTGTGAAAACCCCAGCACAAATATAGGGGTTAACACTAAACTACGGGTGATCAGTATTTCTAAAATATGCTGACGAGAGCCTGCGAGCCAATCCATTTCTTTGGCACTGTGATGCACACCATGAAATCGCCACATAAATGGCACTTCGTGATACGCACGATGCGTCCAATACTGCATTAAATCAGCCACCAAAATAATTAAAAATAGCTGAAGTATAAACGGCATTTGCGCTATGTAAGCTTGCAGTGTGCTCGAAACCGCCCAACCAAACCCATAATGAACAAAATGATTAGTAACCAGTAATACAAAGCCCACTATTAAGTGATTAACAAAGAAATGGTTTAAATCCCCGCGCCATTCACTACGAAGTATTTTTTGCTCTTTACGATGCGGAAGTAGTTTTTCAATTAAAATAAAAATTAAGGTAGAGCCTAGTAAGTCTAATATAAACCAATCTAAGCCAATATAAGGAGTGTTATCTGCAAAGTCATTCACTTCAACATTCGGGCCACCAAAGCTAATGGCCAGTATAATAAAAAACCACGCAGTGGCACCCAAACGCTTATTGGTATTTCGTACAAAATTAAGTAACCCTAAGCTACCGGAAATAATAAGAGCAACAAACATGAGCTGACGTAAAAAGTCAACGCTATAGCTTTTGCGTAATTCTGGAGTCGTTAAATATTCCGGAAAGTGGAATGCAAGCACTCCTAAGCAACTTAATATTGCCAAAAAGCAAGCAATATAACCGCTGATATTACCCTCACCAATTTGCAGGTGACTAGTACGAAATATTTTTTTAGTGACGTGTTTTAGCATTATTTTCCTTAATATAATATGCAGTCCCTATTCTAGTGCACATATTCTAGCAAACTTTGGGCTAACTAAAACACAAAAAAAGCCACGCAGTGCGTGGCTTGGCTGGATAAAGTAAAATTTAACTACACGGAAAAATTATAAATAAGCACCCAGCGCTTTAACTTGATCTAACATGCGGTTTGAGAAACCCCATTCGTTGTCGTACCACGCCATAACTTTAACCAATTTACCATCAGCACGCGTTTGCGTTGCATCAAAAATTGATGATGCTGGGTTATGGTTAAAGTCAATAGAAACAAGCGGTAGCTCATTGTACTCTAAAATACCTTTCATAGAGCCAAACGCAGCGTCTTTAACCACTTGGTTAATTTCTTCAATGCTTGTATCGCGCTTAGCAATAAAGGTTAAGTCAACCAATGACACATTGATGGTTGGTACACGTACCGCCATGCCATCTAATTTACCGGCAAGTTCAGGCAGTACTAAACCAACGGCTTTCGCTGCGCCCGTTTTAGTTGGGATCATAGATTGAGTTGCACTTCGCGCACGGTATAAATCTGGGTGGTATACATCAGATAAATTTTGGTCGTTAGTGTATGCATGAATGGTGGTCATGCTACCTTGTTCAATTCCTACTGTATCGTTAATTGCTTTAGCAACAGGCGCTAAACAATTGGTTGTACATGAAGCATTAGAAATAATGTTGCTATCGGCATTAATTACATCGCTATTTACACCGTGCACTACGGTAGCATCCATATCTGTACCAGGAGCCGATACCACTACTTTTTTCGCGCCCGCTTCAATATGCTTATTAGCTGCTTCGCGAGAAGTAAATAACCCCGTACATTCAAGTACGATATCAACGTTTAGTTCTTTCCACGGTAAATTAGCAGGGTCACGCTCTTGCGTTAGCGTGATCACATCATCGCCAATTAGCATAGTGTTATCTTTAAGTGTTACTTGCTGTGAAAAACGACCATGTACTGAGTCAAACTGAGTCAGATGAGCATTTACATTGGCTGGGGCTAAATCGTTAATAGCCACAATTTTAATTTCATTATTTTGCGCTGATTCATACAGTGCACGCAATACATTACGACCGATACGGCCGTAGCCATTAATTGCTACATTAATCATTTTTGACTCCTATTAACTTCACATGCTT
It encodes the following:
- a CDS encoding ABCB family ABC transporter ATP-binding protein/permease, encoding MRSRQSSVKRPDAMNLKQSVQTLWPYITKFKGRVLIAILALIGAKGATLLMPWALKEIIDSVDKSINPLLLVPTLLLIMYGALRFASVFLGEVRDGVFSRVTEHAMRDIGLKVFKHLHSLDLAFHLDRQTGGISRDIERGTSGLSFLMRFLMFNIVPTLFEIMTVAIIFGSLFSIWFALITLLAVAIYIFFTVTVTQWRNRFIRESNAADNQSNTRAIDSLLNYETVKYFNNEQHEAQTYDTFLATWEQARLKNRLSLLVLNSGQALIIACAITALMWLGANEVVTGELTIGELVMINAYMIQLFLPLNFLGFAYREIRRALTDLENMLGLLNTSPKVADSETAQPLALKNGAISFENVSFSYDSKRPILKNVSFHVNPGAKVAVVGASGAGKSSLARLLYRFYELSSGAIKIDNQAINTVTLASLREAIAIVPQDTVLFNTSIRENIHYGRPSASEDEVNKAINMAHLTDFINSLDKGDKTLVGERGLKVSGGEKQRIAIARAILKQSPILIFDEATSALDSQSEQAILNAMREVASNHTSIVIAHRLSTITDADTIIVLKAGEVLEQGKHDELLMQNGEYAHMWTLQQKQSKAAIN
- the gap gene encoding type I glyceraldehyde-3-phosphate dehydrogenase; protein product: MINVAINGYGRIGRNVLRALYESAQNNEIKIVAINDLAPANVNAHLTQFDSVHGRFSQQVTLKDNTMLIGDDVITLTQERDPANLPWKELNVDIVLECTGLFTSREAANKHIEAGAKKVVVSAPGTDMDATVVHGVNSDVINADSNIISNASCTTNCLAPVAKAINDTVGIEQGSMTTIHAYTNDQNLSDVYHPDLYRARSATQSMIPTKTGAAKAVGLVLPELAGKLDGMAVRVPTINVSLVDLTFIAKRDTSIEEINQVVKDAAFGSMKGILEYNELPLVSIDFNHNPASSIFDATQTRADGKLVKVMAWYDNEWGFSNRMLDQVKALGAYL
- a CDS encoding protein kinase, with the protein product MNTLSQLRSGQLLGATHLQLVETLSDFPEEIFTLADTLEVLDLSNNNLSDLPDGFACLTKLKRLFLSFNQFNHIPKILAKCPALIMVAFKGNQITEFADNSLPKAIEWLILTDNKIAKLPATFGQYTALKKLALAGNQLSALPTSMANCHNLELIRLSANQLTHVDDWLFELPKLTWLAFAGNCFNKSQCLTQSNLTNKPLSDYSLSKVIGQGASGIIHLAYSTNKEPVAVKLFKGSITSDGYPLDEVNCCLQALEHPNLIKVLAYIEQQQQLGLVMELIDSSFTNLGLPPSLDTCTRDTFESDCHYSADTIYSIAKQMVSTVAHLHQHNISHGDIYAHNTMVNAQARVLFGDFGAATDLTMLSDYQRQQMQLIEVRALGCLIEDLLTTCHEQSAEVMHLQHISQQCMSENVAQRPTLRVLADFL
- a CDS encoding sterol desaturase family protein, with the protein product MLKHVTKKIFRTSHLQIGEGNISGYIACFLAILSCLGVLAFHFPEYLTTPELRKSYSVDFLRQLMFVALIISGSLGLLNFVRNTNKRLGATAWFFIILAISFGGPNVEVNDFADNTPYIGLDWFILDLLGSTLIFILIEKLLPHRKEQKILRSEWRGDLNHFFVNHLIVGFVLLVTNHFVHYGFGWAVSSTLQAYIAQMPFILQLFLIILVADLMQYWTHRAYHEVPFMWRFHGVHHSAKEMDWLAGSRQHILEILITRSLVLTPIFVLGFSQQIISLYVIIVGFQAVFNHANVNVKFGWLKYFMVTPQFHHWHHASDKAAIDRNYAAHFSFLDYLFGTAVKGQAEWPKEYGVVGDYMPVGMLKQQIYPFKKQK
- a CDS encoding M13 family metallopeptidase, with product MKKSLIAAALAATFITGCSEPQTTKTEQVAAVAEKPQATEQAELGTFGVDLTARNEAVKPGDDFFMYASGSWYDNYEMPADKTRYGAFSALAERSEDRVKEIIEEIAARENLNAEEQLVADFYNSYMDTETLNKLGITPIKPLLNDINTVASTDDLAKVFGQSWLTGVRAPIGGGMWFNRLDPNKYEMSLGAGGLGLPDRSYYLEDAERFVKTREAYVAHIADMLKFAGVDNTTERAQAILALETKIAEGHWPREKRRNRDLTLNQVKRDELSTQYPGFNWDLYFAQTGYKVPQLNVSQPEPVKAMIDLINNEDLSVWKDYLTYHAINGNSRLLSEEIFNTSFAFYGKELNGQQEPRPRWKRAISQMSGTSSLGFAIGKIYVDRYFPESSKQQMSELVENLRTALGERIDNLDWMGAETKVNARAKLAAFVPKIGYPDEWQSYEGLSISKNDLMTNVKNMREFFQAESVEKELKKTDRNRWGMTPQRVNAYYNSSFNEIVFPAAILQPPFFDPNADPAVNYGGIGAVIGHEMGHGFDDQGSKSDANGIQRNWWTDEDRAAFDAKADKLAAQYSKYEPIPGNFVNGRNSLGENIGDVGGLAMAYHAYKLSLNGKEAPVIDGVTGDQRFFLAWAQVWKEKRTEQSMLNQLRGGTHAPGRFRAQAPRNHDAWYKAFDVKPGDQLYLPEEERVRIW
- a CDS encoding YebC/PmpR family DNA-binding transcriptional regulator, with the protein product MGRAYQNKKDSMAKTAGAKTKVYSKYGKEIYICAKNGGVDPDGNLALRRLIERAKKDQVPAHVIERAIDKAKGGGGEDYAATRYEGYGPGNCMIIVDCLTDNNKRTFADVRVCFTKANAKIGAQNSVSHLFDHLAIFVFDGDDDETVLEALMMADVDVTDVEVEDGKVTVFAPHTEYNNTRTALEEMGVTEFDEDLIAFVPQVEAPIEGEDVEVMERFLAMLEDCDDVQNVYHNAQF